Genomic DNA from Cloeon dipterum chromosome 3, ieCloDipt1.1, whole genome shotgun sequence:
GCACCAGCTTGCTCGTCATAGATTGCAAGGGATAGGCGTGAGGGAGTGCTGTAAAAACGCAAAAACCAAAGATAAgaactaaataaaaagaaacaaaccTAAGATAAAGTAATAAAATCTCTAACAATATGCAAAAGAGATAgaaacttaaatatttgtcaTCAGGCTGAGAAATAAGTATAATATCAGTCGGATATTATCAGAGTCCCAATCAAAGGAAGATGAAAACTTTTGAGGAAAACGCAAAATGCTTTGAGTAAGCAAAATTTTGCCCAAGTATTGTACATGccaaacaacaataaatacgtcaaattatcatcatcatcatctatCTAACATTAATGTATTTAACTAAGcctgaataattatattattatatacacataaaatggaaaatgttccgaaaatattttcaaccaatcttaacaaacatttttatcgcACTAAtgcattttagaattttagatAAGAGAAAGAGTAAGAATAACACTCTTTGAAACTTCAAATCTACCTAATTAGATCAATTTCCGACTGAAATCAGCATCTCTTTTCACGGAAACACACctttaaataatgcattataTAACTTCAAGTCAAGTCAAACAAAACAAGTGGGCAGTTCCGCCTGGTTCCGCCTCTGCCTCTGCTGGGCTCCTGGGCTGTGCCACCAAAGGGGGCGTAACTCAAACCTAAGAAAATGGGTAATATCTATGGTGGTTTGGGCATGATAATTTcctggtatttatttttcaatattgtttttacgtaaatataatattttagaatcaTCGATTGCCTTTCTTATATCtaaagatattttcaaattaaataaataaataaaggtgCCGCCCATCCTGGCCCATCCCTCGCGGCactaaaaatggtttatttacAGGCAGTAGCAACAGATGGCAATGAGAACTGCGGAAGCGAAAGGGTTCATTCGCGATCACGACTGCTCCTCCCACCTATGTCTTGggagaaaatgcaaaacaggacGATCCATGACGTTGCAGGTGGAATGAGCAGAACGGGTCAGCGCGCCttcgatttttataattagttAGCCGTCTCCAGCTCGTCCTGGCATTGTTGACATACGCACCCGCACGCGCCTGAACCACAAAGCACCGTCTCGTCTTGAAGGTAGCGCCGTAAAAAGGTCACCTCAGCCCTCAGCCTATTTAACAACGCGAATACGTCCAGAGTTGCAGTGCCCTGCATGTTTACATTCGCTTTTGAGGGAATCTCTGACTGGTGACACCCTGAGCATGGCCTGATTCCGGCATGCCGCTGTGGTCCGATTGTCTAGAAGATGATGGTGGACTCGTGCccattgctgctgctggtccaCAGCAATGCTTAAGCCAAGACAATGAACATCGATGCTGCTGACAGTCTGGTGAGTGTAGCTTGAGATTTCCCTTCACCTGTCGCTTATGGTTTTGCAATAATCTCAGCCAACTTGGAGACTGTGGGGCGAGGAGCGCACCCCAGGAGCTGTTTTCACCGTTTACCTCAAGAAAGTGCGATACCACAGTCCAAATAAAAGTGTTTCGGTACGTATTTATCAACcaatattttccatatttatatGGCATACACACAGCAATTATCGACAAAAGCAACGCTAACATAATTAACATAATATGCTtgttaaaagaaaagaaatcaaaacacaattttgacCGAGGTGTCTTTTGTTTGCTTCAGGAACAGGAAGACAACATTTCTCATCTAGAATGGGAGACCGTCAGGGTGCGATTAGTCAAGGCTGCTACCCTTGTCAAACTGGTCGAATGCTTGGCCAGCGACGAGGGAGAACTCGAGACAACTTATGTCAACATTTTTCTAGCCACTTATAGATCATTTAGCACAGCGTCGCAGGTGCTAGGGCTTTTGCTTGATAGGCAAGTAAATCTCAATTATCAATCggcaaatttaaagcaaactTCTTCCAGGTATAAGTTACTTGCAAATGACGGTGATGAGGTGGAGCTGCCAGATTTTTTAAGGCAACAACATGtcaagtaaaattgaaatcttaTTATGTAACCCTTGTAATACAACATCTCCTTCAGAACTCTTATACTGGCTCTGCATGTGTGGCTTGACACCTACCCTGAAGACTTTGTCGATCCTCCCAAGTTTCCAGCCTTGCAAAGGCTCGACGAATTCTGCAAGGAAAACGTTCCTGAATCTGAATTAGCAATTAGAGTTAGACACCGCCTAGAGAAGCTCTTACAAGGTGAATTCCCTTGACTCAATTCACCCCTTTGCCGCTATAATTATGTTTCTTAAGCAGATGTTGGTGAAAGAAGTGCAAGGGTGCCGACGGCCATGCCTGTCGACAACGGTGACACGGTCCACGAAGTTGTCGTTGATGCCACCAAAGTGACTGACCTCTCTGAGTACAAATTCCCAAACATAAACGAAGTCCACTTTGCTGAGCAGCTCACCTGCATGGACATGGTGAGACCAAAACGAGACGAgaggaatatttattctaaatttttgtttattcaggACCTGTTTACCCGACTAGTGCCGCACCAATGTCTTGGCTCGGTTTGGGCCAGGCGCGGAGAAAAGCCTGGTGCCGTCGGCGGGCTGGCTGGAGGAGCTGCTGGATCTGTTTTAGCCACTGTGAACCAATTCAACGCAGTGTCTTTGAGAGTGATCAGCACAACGTTAAAGCAATCATTGCCAGATCGAACTCTCATCATCTCAACGTGGATTAAAATTGCTCAGGTTCGTTAACAATTAACACGTTTGGTTATCCTCAGAATGCATCCCACCAAGGTTTCTTATCAGCATGATGATGCTTTTGGCGGAAAGTGCGTGCTGGATGTGCTTTTTGGAGTATCCAAAATCCATGCTGTGCTTACTTAAAAGTTCTGAATAAGGCCAAATTATTATGTTAAGCCATTCCTTATATTCTGCTTCATGTTAGTTAGACTTCTATATTGTCTTGATAGGTGAAATTGATTACTGTTTGCTATCAAGCAATTTAACCATATAGCagtagaaatattttacaataacaAATGCtatcaatgtaaaaataatttgaagttttgaaaGAAGTTTGGTTTGTTTTCAGGAACTTCGAGTATTGAAAAACTTCTCTTCGCTGAAGGCGATTGTGTCGGGTCTGCAGTCCAACCCTATCCACCGTTTGAAACGGTCTTGGGCGGGACTGGACAAGGACACGTACCAGTTGTTCTCAGAGCTGGCTAGGATATTCAGTGAAGAGAACAACCAGTTTGCTCAACGGGAGCTGCTTATGCGGGAGGGAACTGCCAAATTCGCCAACACAGTAGGAACCAACGATAGGCAATTGCAAAAAGCCATTCAACGACAATTGAATCAAAGCGGGGTAAGCAGAGTTGAAATGGGTTGTTTTCAATTGCGACTGATGAGTTCGCTTGCAGACCATTAGCCATGGCACCATACCATACTTAGGAACTTTTTTGACCGACCTCACAATGATCGACACAGCCATCCCCGACTTTGTGGGCGAAGAAAAACTGATCAATTTTGACAAGAGGCGGAAAGAGTTTGAAATCCTAGCTCAGGTACCATTCTTGagttatttttgcagaaaaattaatcgtaGCTCTTTGCATTCTAgattaaattgttgcaaagTGCAGCGAACGGATACTCATTCAAGCTGGACCGCAAATTTGAAGAGTGGTTCAACGCAATTCCCGTTCTAGACGACAAAGAAGCGTACGATCTCTCCTGCCAGCTTGAGCCGCACGTACCCAGTAATACTCTCAGCAGTGTTGAATCggcaaaatctaaaaagaGGTTGGTCCAAGCACCTTATAAATATTAGTCACTAATGTCGGAATTCCAGTTTTTTTAGATTTCCAAGGTCATTGAGCATCGGTTTTttgtaagatattttttatttctagagTTTTCTTGAGTTTCATCGGTTGGTGCGGATTACAAACGTTTTAAACACATCAAAACAAATGTTATTTAATGAAAGCCTCTTATTTGAATTCCAGGCAAGGCCACAAGAAGAATGACTCAGTTGCCAGCACAAACTCTGGAAGCAGTTCTAGCAGTTTCTACCTCCCCACCAGTCACGAAACATCCTGGCGGTCATCTCGAGGGGTAATGTTTCCCGCGCTCGCTCTTTCCTGGTTCTAAAAAGTCGATTTGCAGCTCTCGCCCTCTCCACTTTCATCTAAATCGAGCTCCACCTCATCTCTGGTCTCTCTGGACGTCTCCTTGGGCAGTACGGCGACGAGCGGCAGCAACGCCAAGTTGCAGCAGTCCATCGACAGTGCGAGCACCACTATGGAGCCTGAGTTCTATGTGATCAAAGTGACCACGGACTGTCAGGGCCACGCCAAGGATGGCCAGGTCATGTACAAAAGCATCATGCTGAGCAACAACGACCGCACCCACCAGGTGGTCAGGCAGGCCATGCTCAAGCTTGGACTCGAAGGCCGACCTGAGGACTACACTTTTGCACAAGTCTTATCACATAAAggtaatgtttatttttagtcaAATATGGGTTAATTTGTTcttggcaaaattaattcagaaaatataCTCAACGTTCTTAccttaaataattcaaattttcaaaaataatcagTATATTTCTGAATAAAGGCACAAGCTGTCTTagtgatgaatttttaaatgcggcaCCAAATAAACGCTCATGCTTCACAAGCGCCGCTTtttcgtgaaataaaaaacgataCATGACAGAGCAAAACAGTATGGAAATTTATATTAGGTATAATTACAATGTCTCCAGAATTGCTGCTACCGAACGACGCGAATGTTTTCTACGCAGTGAACACCGCTCATGACTTGAACTTCATTGTCCGGAGAGCCAAGAAATTGTAGCTTACGAAACTGGATGTCTGCTttgaatgtatttatttatttgcctgaCTATAGTTTTCAACTACTCTGAATgtgaatattatttgtgtGGACACCAAGTGCAATTACAGAACAaattatacataatatatattgatGCGAGAATTATGAATTCTTAGAGTGCAATTATCATGATTAATATCGGACTCACATTATATTATACTTAACATGCATTCCACTGATATTTTAACGATGATATACTTTCAATGTCGCAAAATGAGATATCTTAATTTGAGtgtgatatatttttgtgGACGAATCTTTTtcgataatttatattatattacgttgcctttttaaacatttcctCAAAACTGTTAAttactcaaataaattttatttgcattaaagCTTCTAGAAATAATGTCTGTTTATTGTCCCTGCAACATACATATAATAtctatctttttaatttcatttacaatatacaagtaaaaaattgtattcttgaattttaagtTTAGTACTCTACATGtactgcaaaattttcaattttaacacaATATTGTGTAAGGATAAATCACAACTTTCGTTCATACACTCACACAACACTTCTTGGCCCAATAGGGCGCTCCGTGTTAAAGGACGGTCTTATCACCCCTCACCCCATGTTCGTCTATTGGAGGAAAACTAGAAGAAAGTTTTATAACGTTGTAGAGGTTAACTGGCTTGAAACTAGgtttaacatattttattttttgtattacaGTGTCATGTGAAGAGAACTTCGTTATGAGTATACTGAGTGCGAGAGAACagttattgtttaatttttttaataatttttaaaaattttaaaaattcaaatattatttttgtgttttttgtgtaCTATTCTTGGCATCATTGAAGCTTTCAGCTTTCGAAggcattttagaaaaaaaaaaactacatgA
This window encodes:
- the Rgl gene encoding ral guanine nucleotide dissociation stimulator-like 1 isoform X3, encoding MNIDAADSLPTWRLWGEERTPGAVFTVYLKKVRYHSPNKSVSEQEDNISHLEWETVRVRLVKAATLVKLVECLASDEGELETTYVNIFLATYRSFSTASQVLGLLLDRYKLLANDGDEVELPDFLRQQHVKTLILALHVWLDTYPEDFVDPPKFPALQRLDEFCKENVPESELAIRVRHRLEKLLQDVGERSARVPTAMPVDNGDTVHEVVVDATKVTDLSEYKFPNINEVHFAEQLTCMDMDLFTRLVPHQCLGSVWARRGEKPGAVGGLAGGAAGSVLATVNQFNAVSLRVISTTLKQSLPDRTLIISTWIKIAQELRVLKNFSSLKAIVSGLQSNPIHRLKRSWAGLDKDTYQLFSELARIFSEENNQFAQRELLMREGTAKFANTVGTNDRQLQKAIQRQLNQSGTISHGTIPYLGTFLTDLTMIDTAIPDFVGEEKLINFDKRRKEFEILAQIKLLQSAANGYSFKLDRKFEEWFNAIPVLDDKEAYDLSCQLEPHVPSNTLSSVESAKSKKRQGHKKNDSVASTNSGSSSSSFYLPTSHETSWRSSRGLSPSPLSSKSSSTSSLVSLDVSLGSTATSGSNAKLQQSIDSASTTMEPEFYVIKVTTDCQGHAKDGQVMYKSIMLSNNDRTHQVVRQAMLKLGLEGRPEDYTFAQVLSHKELLLPNDANVFYAVNTAHDLNFIVRRAKKL
- the Rgl gene encoding ral guanine nucleotide dissociation stimulator-like 1 isoform X2; this translates as MNIDAADSLPTWRLWGEERTPGAVFTVYLKKVRYHSPNKSVSEQEDNISHLEWETVRVRLVKAATLVKLVECLASDEGELETTYVNIFLATYRSFSTASQVLGLLLDRYKLLANDGDEVELPDFLRQQHVKTLILALHVWLDTYPEDFVDPPKFPALQRLDEFCKENVPESELAIRVRHRLEKLLQADVGERSARVPTAMPVDNGDTVHEVVVDATKVTDLSEYKFPNINEVHFAEQLTCMDMDLFTRLVPHQCLGSVWARRGEKPGAVGGLAGGAAGSVLATVNQFNAVSLRVISTTLKQSLPDRTLIISTWIKIAQELRVLKNFSSLKAIVSGLQSNPIHRLKRSWAGLDKDTYQLFSELARIFSEENNQFAQRELLMREGTAKFANTVGTNDRQLQKAIQRQLNQSGTISHGTIPYLGTFLTDLTMIDTAIPDFVGEEKLINFDKRRKEFEILAQIKLLQSAANGYSFKLDRKFEEWFNAIPVLDDKEAYDLSCQLEPHVPSNTLSSVESAKSKKRQGHKKNDSVASTNSGSSSSSFYLPTSHETSWRSSRGLSPSPLSSKSSSTSSLVSLDVSLGSTATSGSNAKLQQSIDSASTTMEPEFYVIKVTTDCQGHAKDGQVMYKSIMLSNNDRTHQVVRQAMLKLGLEGRPEDYTFAQVLSHKELLLPNDANVFYAVNTAHDLNFIVRRAKKL
- the Rgl gene encoding ral guanine nucleotide dissociation stimulator-like 1 isoform X1; protein product: MNIDAADSLPTWRLWGEERTPGAVFTVYLKKVRYHSPNKSVSEQEDNISHLEWETVRVRLVKAATLVKLVECLASDEGELETTYVNIFLATYRSFSTASQVLGLLLDRYKLLANDGDEVELPDFLRQQHVKTLILALHVWLDTYPEDFVDPPKFPALQRLDEFCKENVPESELAIRVRHRLEKLLQADVGERSARVPTAMPVDNGDTVHEVVVDATKVTDLSEYKFPNINEVHFAEQLTCMDMDLFTRLVPHQCLGSVWARRGEKPGAVGGLAGGAAGSVLATVNQFNAVSLRVISTTLKQSLPDRTLIISTWIKIAQELRVLKNFSSLKAIVSGLQSNPIHRLKRSWAGLDKDTYQLFSELARIFSEENNQFAQRELLMREGTAKFANTVGTNDRQLQKAIQRQLNQSGTISHGTIPYLGTFLTDLTMIDTAIPDFVGEEKLINFDKRRKEFEILAQIKLLQSAANGYSFKLDRKFEEWFNAIPVLDDKEAYDLSCQLEPHVPSNTLSSVESAKSKKSFFRFPRSLSIGFLQGHKKNDSVASTNSGSSSSSFYLPTSHETSWRSSRGLSPSPLSSKSSSTSSLVSLDVSLGSTATSGSNAKLQQSIDSASTTMEPEFYVIKVTTDCQGHAKDGQVMYKSIMLSNNDRTHQVVRQAMLKLGLEGRPEDYTFAQVLSHKELLLPNDANVFYAVNTAHDLNFIVRRAKKL